The Carassius carassius chromosome 34, fCarCar2.1, whole genome shotgun sequence genome has a segment encoding these proteins:
- the LOC132114640 gene encoding membrane-associated guanylate kinase, WW and PDZ domain-containing protein 3-like isoform X2, with amino-acid sequence MSKATVKKLHWRSKVQESFVPLGGASGELGVAIGGGADYGEFPFVTAAPGGGATVGDIILEIGSTPVLGLTLGDVRGVLNSCPHPIRIKTVLPGSTLCKDLRLYLSKCFTPGSMDSQLQQVIRENLYLRAVPCTTRQPRDGEISGVDYNFVSIEEFFSLEESGALLESGKFKGNYYGTPRPVHIGPDSPPITYQEHRNLLRNFRTRSKSLSNLEKAVEEGDNSEEDSGLSAGSAGASSAPPTTIVSPNQTWDSVSGRDGGVAMENGGHGGALPENWELAFSDTGEPYYINHNSKVTSWLDPRTQGKEIVSKTESDILVYINDSCVLGLSHKEVVEMLKSVPMGHSVDVVLRRGYPMLYNPDGCPKTSLSSPSDPTSTKSAAPGSAQTQVQHADGHQHGLVNLNRSMSHHNNFYPRMQKESLDANGNTAPLPSYSMANGNGVGGTLGLGAVPSSNVPPSERMSSSHSDTEVSSFVTRRASLVRSYNNNSPPAPSHAHHSSKSSESNLSSAVLLLPQTEVGPTAPPVAPITQRHPMPQTSHAVAPPNEHPPCGFNGCPATKTPLPLPGGLGSPGAPVGVGCGGGGELVPVALGRSEGGGMGFSVTAGGQGGQLAVVKRVWDRRQCHSLQPGDAIIKINGADVQSLSFAQMQRVLQEHTKQGEVVLLVYRGGSLCSPGSPNAYKRPPPSLGTPDLTSPSSDGVVPSQNPLSPSSPCSDLPNLVQSTSFLDSVPVTLTLEPRNWIGVEDGPAQWSRTAPSNLGSLSKSHVETRGPISSRAMDVELRRRPGEGFGFVIASQDVMNGTSSLVSHRFVTVRRGSPAARSGQIQPGDQLEAVEGRSVVTLPHRDLAQILRRAGNTLRLTIIPRSHTNNNLPEYPDFDAESRLRKWHRSKQKDSQFYSVDLERGTTGFGFSLRGGSEYNMGLYVLGLMEGGPASRSQKIQVSDQLVEINGDNTAGMTHSQAVEQIRKGGARIHLVLKKGNGYVPDYDHEAGAVSPSSLFSKEPRIATVDRSPLRSSRWVDDSGRKRRGKERRESEAKSRGRGTEESKRGWAEDGSMAGSSRTAGRRREQQMRSRSLPGTLRSREGPRREEDEDNTRGERKAEEEQRRGRQKSNSIGERRGKVKDVSSERENDLPTHREKERGIVRREKSDHNRTSTTEVTQRTPFSFLMPLDNDDDGSGVESAHSFSEVSVPAASIAFSGTQWPLEATSPLQAPGSPTTAPGPWLVPSPHKLSQVLEGESLNQNKLGLWS; translated from the exons ATGTCTAAGGCCACTGTTAAAAAGCTGCACTGGCGCTCGAAAGTGCAGGAGAGCTTCGTCCCACTGGGCGGAGCCTCGGGAGAGCTTGGTGTGGCCATTGGTGGTGGTGCAGATTATGGAGAGTTCCCATTTGTTACAGCAGCACCTGGGGGTGGAGCCACTGTTGGTGACATCATCCTAGAGATCGGCAGTACACCTGTCCTCGGATTGACCTTGGGAGATGTGAGAGGGGTTCTGAACTCATGTCCGCATCCCATTCGGATCAAAACAGTATTACCAG GCTCAACTCTCTGTAAGGATCTCAGACTTTACCTGAGCAAGTGTTTTACACCCGGATCCATGGACAGCCAACTCCAACAGGTCATACGAGAGAACCTCTACCTGCGCGCTGTGCCCT GTACGACAAGGCAACCACGGGATGGAGAGATCTCAGGGGTGGATTATAACTTTGTGTCCATTGAGGAATTCTTCTCCCTGGAAGAGTCTGGAGCCCTGCTGGAAAGTGGGAAGTTTAAAG GGAACTATTATGGTACACCTCGGCCAGTCCACATTGGTCCTGACAGCCCCCCCATTACATACCAGGAACATCGAAATCTCCTGAGGAACTTCCGTACTCGTAGCAAATCGCTCAGCAACCTGGAAAAGGCAGTGGAGGAAGGTGATAACAGCGAGGAAGACTCTGGTCTTTCAG CGGGGTCTGCAGGAGCCAGCAGTGCCCCTCCCACCACCATAGTCTCACCTAATCAGACTTGGGATTCAGTCAGTGGGCGGGATGGAGGGGTTGCCATGGAGAACGGAGGACATGGTGGGGCATTGCCTGAAAACTGGGAGCTGGCGTTCAGTGACACGGGTGAACCCTATTACATCAA CCATAACTCAAAGGTCACAAGCTGGCTGGACCCAAGGACTCAGGGCAAAGAGATTGTCAGCAAGACAGAGT cggACATCCTAGTGTACATCAATGACTCTTGTGTGCTGGGTCTGTCCCATAAAGAAGTGGTAGAAATGCTGAAATCCGTCCCCATGGGTCACAGTGTGGACGTGGTTCTCCGTCGAGGTTACCCCATGCTCTATAACCCTGATGGCTGCCCCAAAACCAGCCTCTCCTCCCCTTCTGACCCCACCAGCACCAAATCTGCGGCCCCCGGTTCCGCTCAAACCCAGGTCCAGCATGCTGATGGACACCAGCATGGCTTGGTGAACCTCAACCGCTCCATGTCCCACCACAACAACTTCTACCCCCGCATGCAGAAAGAGTCCTTGGATGCTAATGGGAACACAGCACCCCTGCCTTCCTACTCAATGGCCAATGGAAATGGAGTGGGAGGGACTTTAGGGTTGGGGGCGGTGCCTTCTTCAAATGTCCCTCCATCAGAGCGGATGAGCTCCAGTCATAGCGATACGGAGGTCAGCTCATTTGTCACACGCAG AGCTTCCCTTGTCCGAAGCTACAACAACAATTCTCCTCCAGCTCCTTCTCATGCCCATCATAGTTCCAAGTCTTCCGAGAGTAATCTCTCCTCTGCTGTGCTCCTGCTGCCCCAGACTGAGGTGGGTCCTACCGCCCCGCCAGTAGCACCCATCACCCAGCGGCATCCAATGCCCCAAACATCTCATGCTGTTGCACCCCCGAACGAGCACCCACCCTGTGGTTTCAATGGGTGTCCAGCAACCAAAACCCCGCTACCTCTTCCAGGTGGCCTAGGGTCCCCTGGAGCCCCTGTTGGTGTAGGCTGCGGGGGAGGGGGTGAGCTGGTACCTGTGGCCTTGGGCAGGAGTGAGGGAGGGGGTATGGGTTTCAGTGTGACGGCTGGGGGGCAGGGAGGGCAACTGGCGGTGGTGAAGAGAGTTTGGGACAGACGACAATGCCACTCCCTACAGCCAGGGGAcgctattattaaaattaatggcgcTGATGTACAGAGCCTCAGCTTCGCACAG atgcagcGAGTGCTGCAAGAACATACCAAACAGGGTGAGGTGGTCTTACTGGTTTACAGAGGAG GTTCTCTTTGTTCCCCAGGCTCCCCAAATGCCTATAAGAGACCTCCTCCATCCCTGGGCACCCCTGATCTGACCTCGCCCTCCTCCGATGGTGTTGTGCCCAGCCAGAACCCCCTCTCTCCCTCCTCGCCCTGCAGTGACCTCCCCAACCTGGTCCAAAGCACCAGCTTCCTGGACTCAGTGCCCGTGACCCTGACCCTAGAGCCCCGGAACTGGATAGGAGTCGAGGATGGACCTGCTCAGTGGAGCCGTACTGCTCCCTCTAATCTCGGCTCATTATCCAAAAGCCATGTAGAAACGAGGGGACCGATCTCTTCCAGAGCGATGGATGTGGAGTTGAGACGGAGACCAGGAGAAGGATTCGGGTTTGTCATCGCATCCCAGGATGTAATGAATGGAA ccTCGTCTCTGGTGTCTCACAGGTTTGTGACGGTGCGACGGGGCAGCCCAGCAGCACGCAGTGGTCAGATCCAGCCGGGGGATCAGCTGGAGGCCGTGGAGGGCAGATCAGTGGTCACGTTGCCGCACAGAGACCTCGCACAAATACTGCGCAGAGCTGGCAACACACTCAGACTCACCATTATACCACGCTCTCACACTA ACAATAATCTGCCTGAGTATCCTGACTTTGATGCTGAGAGTCGGTTAAGAAAATGGCATCGTTCCAAGCAAAAG GATTCCCAGTTTTATAGCGTTGATCTTGAGAGGGGGACAACAGGGTTTGGTTTTAGTTTGCGAGGTGGAAGCGAGTATAACATGGGTCTGTATGTGCTCGGTCTGATGGAGGGTGGACCAGCTTCACGCAGTCAGAAAATACAG GTGAGTGATCAGCTCGTGGAGATTAACGGAGACAACACAGCTGGAATGACACACAGCCAGGCTGTGGAGCAGATCCGAAAGGGAGGAGCCCGGATACACCTCGTACTGAAGAAAGGCAATGGATACGTTCCAGATTATG ACCATGAAGCTGGAGCCGTTTCCCCCTCCTCACTATTTTCCAAAGAGCCGCGTATTGCTACAGTGGATCGCTCTCCTTTGAGAAGCAGCAGATGGGTGGATGACAGTGGACGAAAGAGGAGGGGGAAGGAAAGGAGGGAATCGGAGGCAAAGAGCAGAGGAAGAGGAACAGAGGAAAGCAAGCGGGGCTGGGCAGAAGACGGTAGTATGGCTGGTAGCTCACGGACGGCAGGAAGAAGGAGAGAGCAACAGATGCGTTCACGGAGTTTACCCGGCACACTGAGGAGCCGAGAGGGGCCACGGAGAGAAGAGGATGAGGACAACACACGGGGGGAAAGGAAGGCAGAAGAGGAACAACGACGAGGAAGACAAAAAAGTAATAGCATtggagagagaagaggaaaagtgAAAGATGTTAgttcagagagagagaatgatctCCCAACAcaccgagagaaagagagaggaattgTCAGAAGAGAAAAGAGTGATCACAACAGAACCAGCACAACGGAGGTCACACAGCGCACACCTTTCTCCTTCCTCATGCCTTTGGACAATGACGATGATGGGTCGGGTGTAGAATCGGCTCACAGCTTCTCTGAAGTCAGTGTGCCTGCAGCCAGCATCGCATTCTCGGGGACTCAGTGGCCCCTGGAGGCCACCAGCCCTCTACAGGCTCCTGGATCTCCGACAACAGCCCCGGGACCCTGGCTAGTCCCCAGCCCTCACAAACTCTCTCAGGTTTTAGAGGGGGAAAGCCTAAACCAGAATAAATTAGGACTGTGGTCCTAA
- the LOC132114640 gene encoding membrane-associated guanylate kinase, WW and PDZ domain-containing protein 1-like isoform X3, with amino-acid sequence MSKATVKKLHWRSKVQESFVPLGGASGELGVAIGGGADYGEFPFVTAAPGGGATVGDIILEIGSTPVLGLTLGDVRGVLNSCPHPIRIKTVLPGSTLCKDLRLYLSKCFTPGSMDSQLQQVIRENLYLRAVPCTTRQPRDGEISGVDYNFVSIEEFFSLEESGALLESGKFKGNYYGTPRPVHIGPDSPPITYQEHRNLLRNFRTRSKSLSNLEKAVEEGDNSEEDSGLSAGSAGASSAPPTTIVSPNQTWDSVSGRDGGVAMENGGHGGALPENWELAFSDTGEPYYINHNSKVTSWLDPRTQGKEIVSKTELPAFTDQPSELKGYSIHTRLSKGPRGFGFNIVGGSRPREFLQVYSVTPGGPSALKTADILVYINDSCVLGLSHKEVVEMLKSVPMGHSVDVVLRRGYPMLYNPDGCPKTSLSSPSDPTSTKSAAPGSAQTQVQHADGHQHGLVNLNRSMSHHNNFYPRMQKESLDANGNTAPLPSYSMANGNGVGGTLGLGAVPSSNVPPSERMSSSHSDTEVSSFVTRRASLVRSYNNNSPPAPSHAHHSSKSSESNLSSAVLLLPQTEVGPTAPPVAPITQRHPMPQTSHAVAPPNEHPPCGFNGCPATKTPLPLPGGLGSPGAPVGVGCGGGGELVPVALGRSEGGGMGFSVTAGGQGGQLAVVKRVWDRRQCHSLQPGDAIIKINGADVQSLSFAQMQRVLQEHTKQGEVVLLVYRGGSLCSPGSPNAYKRPPPSLGTPDLTSPSSDGVVPSQNPLSPSSPCSDLPNLVQSTSFLDSVPVTLTLEPRNWIGVEDGPAQWSRTAPSNLGSLSKSHVETRGPISSRAMDVELRRRPGEGFGFVIASQDVMNGTSSLVSHRFVTVRRGSPAARSGQIQPGDQLEAVEGRSVVTLPHRDLAQILRRAGNTLRLTIIPRSHTNNNLPEYPDFDAESRLRKWHRSKQKDSQFYSVDLERGTTGFGFSLRGGSEYNMGLYVLGLMEGGPASRSQKIQVSDQLVEINGDNTAGMTHSQAVEQIRKGGARIHLVLKKGNGYVPDYVELSSLSLCMTNSKQGEPCFYVIGRTENTRP; translated from the exons ATGTCTAAGGCCACTGTTAAAAAGCTGCACTGGCGCTCGAAAGTGCAGGAGAGCTTCGTCCCACTGGGCGGAGCCTCGGGAGAGCTTGGTGTGGCCATTGGTGGTGGTGCAGATTATGGAGAGTTCCCATTTGTTACAGCAGCACCTGGGGGTGGAGCCACTGTTGGTGACATCATCCTAGAGATCGGCAGTACACCTGTCCTCGGATTGACCTTGGGAGATGTGAGAGGGGTTCTGAACTCATGTCCGCATCCCATTCGGATCAAAACAGTATTACCAG GCTCAACTCTCTGTAAGGATCTCAGACTTTACCTGAGCAAGTGTTTTACACCCGGATCCATGGACAGCCAACTCCAACAGGTCATACGAGAGAACCTCTACCTGCGCGCTGTGCCCT GTACGACAAGGCAACCACGGGATGGAGAGATCTCAGGGGTGGATTATAACTTTGTGTCCATTGAGGAATTCTTCTCCCTGGAAGAGTCTGGAGCCCTGCTGGAAAGTGGGAAGTTTAAAG GGAACTATTATGGTACACCTCGGCCAGTCCACATTGGTCCTGACAGCCCCCCCATTACATACCAGGAACATCGAAATCTCCTGAGGAACTTCCGTACTCGTAGCAAATCGCTCAGCAACCTGGAAAAGGCAGTGGAGGAAGGTGATAACAGCGAGGAAGACTCTGGTCTTTCAG CGGGGTCTGCAGGAGCCAGCAGTGCCCCTCCCACCACCATAGTCTCACCTAATCAGACTTGGGATTCAGTCAGTGGGCGGGATGGAGGGGTTGCCATGGAGAACGGAGGACATGGTGGGGCATTGCCTGAAAACTGGGAGCTGGCGTTCAGTGACACGGGTGAACCCTATTACATCAA CCATAACTCAAAGGTCACAAGCTGGCTGGACCCAAGGACTCAGGGCAAAGAGATTGTCAGCAAGACAGAGT tACCTGCATTCACAGATCAACCATCTGAATTGAAGGGCTATTCCATACACACCCGCCTGTCGAAAGGGCCTCGTGGGTTTGGCTTTAACATTGTGGGTGGCAGTAGACCTCGAGAGTTCCTGCAGGTGTACAGCGTCACCCCTGGAGGCCCGTCTGCACTCAAAACAG cggACATCCTAGTGTACATCAATGACTCTTGTGTGCTGGGTCTGTCCCATAAAGAAGTGGTAGAAATGCTGAAATCCGTCCCCATGGGTCACAGTGTGGACGTGGTTCTCCGTCGAGGTTACCCCATGCTCTATAACCCTGATGGCTGCCCCAAAACCAGCCTCTCCTCCCCTTCTGACCCCACCAGCACCAAATCTGCGGCCCCCGGTTCCGCTCAAACCCAGGTCCAGCATGCTGATGGACACCAGCATGGCTTGGTGAACCTCAACCGCTCCATGTCCCACCACAACAACTTCTACCCCCGCATGCAGAAAGAGTCCTTGGATGCTAATGGGAACACAGCACCCCTGCCTTCCTACTCAATGGCCAATGGAAATGGAGTGGGAGGGACTTTAGGGTTGGGGGCGGTGCCTTCTTCAAATGTCCCTCCATCAGAGCGGATGAGCTCCAGTCATAGCGATACGGAGGTCAGCTCATTTGTCACACGCAG AGCTTCCCTTGTCCGAAGCTACAACAACAATTCTCCTCCAGCTCCTTCTCATGCCCATCATAGTTCCAAGTCTTCCGAGAGTAATCTCTCCTCTGCTGTGCTCCTGCTGCCCCAGACTGAGGTGGGTCCTACCGCCCCGCCAGTAGCACCCATCACCCAGCGGCATCCAATGCCCCAAACATCTCATGCTGTTGCACCCCCGAACGAGCACCCACCCTGTGGTTTCAATGGGTGTCCAGCAACCAAAACCCCGCTACCTCTTCCAGGTGGCCTAGGGTCCCCTGGAGCCCCTGTTGGTGTAGGCTGCGGGGGAGGGGGTGAGCTGGTACCTGTGGCCTTGGGCAGGAGTGAGGGAGGGGGTATGGGTTTCAGTGTGACGGCTGGGGGGCAGGGAGGGCAACTGGCGGTGGTGAAGAGAGTTTGGGACAGACGACAATGCCACTCCCTACAGCCAGGGGAcgctattattaaaattaatggcgcTGATGTACAGAGCCTCAGCTTCGCACAG atgcagcGAGTGCTGCAAGAACATACCAAACAGGGTGAGGTGGTCTTACTGGTTTACAGAGGAG GTTCTCTTTGTTCCCCAGGCTCCCCAAATGCCTATAAGAGACCTCCTCCATCCCTGGGCACCCCTGATCTGACCTCGCCCTCCTCCGATGGTGTTGTGCCCAGCCAGAACCCCCTCTCTCCCTCCTCGCCCTGCAGTGACCTCCCCAACCTGGTCCAAAGCACCAGCTTCCTGGACTCAGTGCCCGTGACCCTGACCCTAGAGCCCCGGAACTGGATAGGAGTCGAGGATGGACCTGCTCAGTGGAGCCGTACTGCTCCCTCTAATCTCGGCTCATTATCCAAAAGCCATGTAGAAACGAGGGGACCGATCTCTTCCAGAGCGATGGATGTGGAGTTGAGACGGAGACCAGGAGAAGGATTCGGGTTTGTCATCGCATCCCAGGATGTAATGAATGGAA ccTCGTCTCTGGTGTCTCACAGGTTTGTGACGGTGCGACGGGGCAGCCCAGCAGCACGCAGTGGTCAGATCCAGCCGGGGGATCAGCTGGAGGCCGTGGAGGGCAGATCAGTGGTCACGTTGCCGCACAGAGACCTCGCACAAATACTGCGCAGAGCTGGCAACACACTCAGACTCACCATTATACCACGCTCTCACACTA ACAATAATCTGCCTGAGTATCCTGACTTTGATGCTGAGAGTCGGTTAAGAAAATGGCATCGTTCCAAGCAAAAG GATTCCCAGTTTTATAGCGTTGATCTTGAGAGGGGGACAACAGGGTTTGGTTTTAGTTTGCGAGGTGGAAGCGAGTATAACATGGGTCTGTATGTGCTCGGTCTGATGGAGGGTGGACCAGCTTCACGCAGTCAGAAAATACAG GTGAGTGATCAGCTCGTGGAGATTAACGGAGACAACACAGCTGGAATGACACACAGCCAGGCTGTGGAGCAGATCCGAAAGGGAGGAGCCCGGATACACCTCGTACTGAAGAAAGGCAATGGATACGTTCCAGATTATG TGGAGCTTTCCAGCTTATCTCTTTGTATGACTAACTCGAAGCAGGGCGAGCCTTGCTTCTATGTCATCGGCCGGACTGAAAACACGCG ACCATGA
- the LOC132114640 gene encoding membrane-associated guanylate kinase, WW and PDZ domain-containing protein 1-like isoform X1 has product MSKATVKKLHWRSKVQESFVPLGGASGELGVAIGGGADYGEFPFVTAAPGGGATVGDIILEIGSTPVLGLTLGDVRGVLNSCPHPIRIKTVLPGSTLCKDLRLYLSKCFTPGSMDSQLQQVIRENLYLRAVPCTTRQPRDGEISGVDYNFVSIEEFFSLEESGALLESGKFKGNYYGTPRPVHIGPDSPPITYQEHRNLLRNFRTRSKSLSNLEKAVEEGDNSEEDSGLSAGSAGASSAPPTTIVSPNQTWDSVSGRDGGVAMENGGHGGALPENWELAFSDTGEPYYINHNSKVTSWLDPRTQGKEIVSKTELPAFTDQPSELKGYSIHTRLSKGPRGFGFNIVGGSRPREFLQVYSVTPGGPSALKTADILVYINDSCVLGLSHKEVVEMLKSVPMGHSVDVVLRRGYPMLYNPDGCPKTSLSSPSDPTSTKSAAPGSAQTQVQHADGHQHGLVNLNRSMSHHNNFYPRMQKESLDANGNTAPLPSYSMANGNGVGGTLGLGAVPSSNVPPSERMSSSHSDTEVSSFVTRRASLVRSYNNNSPPAPSHAHHSSKSSESNLSSAVLLLPQTEVGPTAPPVAPITQRHPMPQTSHAVAPPNEHPPCGFNGCPATKTPLPLPGGLGSPGAPVGVGCGGGGELVPVALGRSEGGGMGFSVTAGGQGGQLAVVKRVWDRRQCHSLQPGDAIIKINGADVQSLSFAQMQRVLQEHTKQGEVVLLVYRGGSLCSPGSPNAYKRPPPSLGTPDLTSPSSDGVVPSQNPLSPSSPCSDLPNLVQSTSFLDSVPVTLTLEPRNWIGVEDGPAQWSRTAPSNLGSLSKSHVETRGPISSRAMDVELRRRPGEGFGFVIASQDVMNGTSSLVSHRFVTVRRGSPAARSGQIQPGDQLEAVEGRSVVTLPHRDLAQILRRAGNTLRLTIIPRSHTNNNLPEYPDFDAESRLRKWHRSKQKDSQFYSVDLERGTTGFGFSLRGGSEYNMGLYVLGLMEGGPASRSQKIQVSDQLVEINGDNTAGMTHSQAVEQIRKGGARIHLVLKKGNGYVPDYDHEAGAVSPSSLFSKEPRIATVDRSPLRSSRWVDDSGRKRRGKERRESEAKSRGRGTEESKRGWAEDGSMAGSSRTAGRRREQQMRSRSLPGTLRSREGPRREEDEDNTRGERKAEEEQRRGRQKSNSIGERRGKVKDVSSERENDLPTHREKERGIVRREKSDHNRTSTTEVTQRTPFSFLMPLDNDDDGSGVESAHSFSEVSVPAASIAFSGTQWPLEATSPLQAPGSPTTAPGPWLVPSPHKLSQVLEGESLNQNKLGLWS; this is encoded by the exons ATGTCTAAGGCCACTGTTAAAAAGCTGCACTGGCGCTCGAAAGTGCAGGAGAGCTTCGTCCCACTGGGCGGAGCCTCGGGAGAGCTTGGTGTGGCCATTGGTGGTGGTGCAGATTATGGAGAGTTCCCATTTGTTACAGCAGCACCTGGGGGTGGAGCCACTGTTGGTGACATCATCCTAGAGATCGGCAGTACACCTGTCCTCGGATTGACCTTGGGAGATGTGAGAGGGGTTCTGAACTCATGTCCGCATCCCATTCGGATCAAAACAGTATTACCAG GCTCAACTCTCTGTAAGGATCTCAGACTTTACCTGAGCAAGTGTTTTACACCCGGATCCATGGACAGCCAACTCCAACAGGTCATACGAGAGAACCTCTACCTGCGCGCTGTGCCCT GTACGACAAGGCAACCACGGGATGGAGAGATCTCAGGGGTGGATTATAACTTTGTGTCCATTGAGGAATTCTTCTCCCTGGAAGAGTCTGGAGCCCTGCTGGAAAGTGGGAAGTTTAAAG GGAACTATTATGGTACACCTCGGCCAGTCCACATTGGTCCTGACAGCCCCCCCATTACATACCAGGAACATCGAAATCTCCTGAGGAACTTCCGTACTCGTAGCAAATCGCTCAGCAACCTGGAAAAGGCAGTGGAGGAAGGTGATAACAGCGAGGAAGACTCTGGTCTTTCAG CGGGGTCTGCAGGAGCCAGCAGTGCCCCTCCCACCACCATAGTCTCACCTAATCAGACTTGGGATTCAGTCAGTGGGCGGGATGGAGGGGTTGCCATGGAGAACGGAGGACATGGTGGGGCATTGCCTGAAAACTGGGAGCTGGCGTTCAGTGACACGGGTGAACCCTATTACATCAA CCATAACTCAAAGGTCACAAGCTGGCTGGACCCAAGGACTCAGGGCAAAGAGATTGTCAGCAAGACAGAGT tACCTGCATTCACAGATCAACCATCTGAATTGAAGGGCTATTCCATACACACCCGCCTGTCGAAAGGGCCTCGTGGGTTTGGCTTTAACATTGTGGGTGGCAGTAGACCTCGAGAGTTCCTGCAGGTGTACAGCGTCACCCCTGGAGGCCCGTCTGCACTCAAAACAG cggACATCCTAGTGTACATCAATGACTCTTGTGTGCTGGGTCTGTCCCATAAAGAAGTGGTAGAAATGCTGAAATCCGTCCCCATGGGTCACAGTGTGGACGTGGTTCTCCGTCGAGGTTACCCCATGCTCTATAACCCTGATGGCTGCCCCAAAACCAGCCTCTCCTCCCCTTCTGACCCCACCAGCACCAAATCTGCGGCCCCCGGTTCCGCTCAAACCCAGGTCCAGCATGCTGATGGACACCAGCATGGCTTGGTGAACCTCAACCGCTCCATGTCCCACCACAACAACTTCTACCCCCGCATGCAGAAAGAGTCCTTGGATGCTAATGGGAACACAGCACCCCTGCCTTCCTACTCAATGGCCAATGGAAATGGAGTGGGAGGGACTTTAGGGTTGGGGGCGGTGCCTTCTTCAAATGTCCCTCCATCAGAGCGGATGAGCTCCAGTCATAGCGATACGGAGGTCAGCTCATTTGTCACACGCAG AGCTTCCCTTGTCCGAAGCTACAACAACAATTCTCCTCCAGCTCCTTCTCATGCCCATCATAGTTCCAAGTCTTCCGAGAGTAATCTCTCCTCTGCTGTGCTCCTGCTGCCCCAGACTGAGGTGGGTCCTACCGCCCCGCCAGTAGCACCCATCACCCAGCGGCATCCAATGCCCCAAACATCTCATGCTGTTGCACCCCCGAACGAGCACCCACCCTGTGGTTTCAATGGGTGTCCAGCAACCAAAACCCCGCTACCTCTTCCAGGTGGCCTAGGGTCCCCTGGAGCCCCTGTTGGTGTAGGCTGCGGGGGAGGGGGTGAGCTGGTACCTGTGGCCTTGGGCAGGAGTGAGGGAGGGGGTATGGGTTTCAGTGTGACGGCTGGGGGGCAGGGAGGGCAACTGGCGGTGGTGAAGAGAGTTTGGGACAGACGACAATGCCACTCCCTACAGCCAGGGGAcgctattattaaaattaatggcgcTGATGTACAGAGCCTCAGCTTCGCACAG atgcagcGAGTGCTGCAAGAACATACCAAACAGGGTGAGGTGGTCTTACTGGTTTACAGAGGAG GTTCTCTTTGTTCCCCAGGCTCCCCAAATGCCTATAAGAGACCTCCTCCATCCCTGGGCACCCCTGATCTGACCTCGCCCTCCTCCGATGGTGTTGTGCCCAGCCAGAACCCCCTCTCTCCCTCCTCGCCCTGCAGTGACCTCCCCAACCTGGTCCAAAGCACCAGCTTCCTGGACTCAGTGCCCGTGACCCTGACCCTAGAGCCCCGGAACTGGATAGGAGTCGAGGATGGACCTGCTCAGTGGAGCCGTACTGCTCCCTCTAATCTCGGCTCATTATCCAAAAGCCATGTAGAAACGAGGGGACCGATCTCTTCCAGAGCGATGGATGTGGAGTTGAGACGGAGACCAGGAGAAGGATTCGGGTTTGTCATCGCATCCCAGGATGTAATGAATGGAA ccTCGTCTCTGGTGTCTCACAGGTTTGTGACGGTGCGACGGGGCAGCCCAGCAGCACGCAGTGGTCAGATCCAGCCGGGGGATCAGCTGGAGGCCGTGGAGGGCAGATCAGTGGTCACGTTGCCGCACAGAGACCTCGCACAAATACTGCGCAGAGCTGGCAACACACTCAGACTCACCATTATACCACGCTCTCACACTA ACAATAATCTGCCTGAGTATCCTGACTTTGATGCTGAGAGTCGGTTAAGAAAATGGCATCGTTCCAAGCAAAAG GATTCCCAGTTTTATAGCGTTGATCTTGAGAGGGGGACAACAGGGTTTGGTTTTAGTTTGCGAGGTGGAAGCGAGTATAACATGGGTCTGTATGTGCTCGGTCTGATGGAGGGTGGACCAGCTTCACGCAGTCAGAAAATACAG GTGAGTGATCAGCTCGTGGAGATTAACGGAGACAACACAGCTGGAATGACACACAGCCAGGCTGTGGAGCAGATCCGAAAGGGAGGAGCCCGGATACACCTCGTACTGAAGAAAGGCAATGGATACGTTCCAGATTATG ACCATGAAGCTGGAGCCGTTTCCCCCTCCTCACTATTTTCCAAAGAGCCGCGTATTGCTACAGTGGATCGCTCTCCTTTGAGAAGCAGCAGATGGGTGGATGACAGTGGACGAAAGAGGAGGGGGAAGGAAAGGAGGGAATCGGAGGCAAAGAGCAGAGGAAGAGGAACAGAGGAAAGCAAGCGGGGCTGGGCAGAAGACGGTAGTATGGCTGGTAGCTCACGGACGGCAGGAAGAAGGAGAGAGCAACAGATGCGTTCACGGAGTTTACCCGGCACACTGAGGAGCCGAGAGGGGCCACGGAGAGAAGAGGATGAGGACAACACACGGGGGGAAAGGAAGGCAGAAGAGGAACAACGACGAGGAAGACAAAAAAGTAATAGCATtggagagagaagaggaaaagtgAAAGATGTTAgttcagagagagagaatgatctCCCAACAcaccgagagaaagagagaggaattgTCAGAAGAGAAAAGAGTGATCACAACAGAACCAGCACAACGGAGGTCACACAGCGCACACCTTTCTCCTTCCTCATGCCTTTGGACAATGACGATGATGGGTCGGGTGTAGAATCGGCTCACAGCTTCTCTGAAGTCAGTGTGCCTGCAGCCAGCATCGCATTCTCGGGGACTCAGTGGCCCCTGGAGGCCACCAGCCCTCTACAGGCTCCTGGATCTCCGACAACAGCCCCGGGACCCTGGCTAGTCCCCAGCCCTCACAAACTCTCTCAGGTTTTAGAGGGGGAAAGCCTAAACCAGAATAAATTAGGACTGTGGTCCTAA